The following coding sequences are from one Gossypium hirsutum isolate 1008001.06 chromosome A12, Gossypium_hirsutum_v2.1, whole genome shotgun sequence window:
- the LOC107926937 gene encoding metallothiol transferase FosB, whose translation MLDSVEANNFEALPLLSLNHVSLLCRSVWDSVRFYEDVLGFVSIKRPSSFKFNGAWLYNYGIGIHLIENPSIDDFDTIVEPRPINPKDNHISFQCTDVGLVMRRLQDMGMKYVTAVVEDQGNRVDQVFFHDPDGYMVELCNCENIPIIPLSSCSFKQRLSSFYKSAPAKCGFMENAMMESLSMEMLNISF comes from the exons ATGTTGGACTCTGTGGAAGCAAACAACTTTGAGGCATTGCCACTTCTGTCATTGAATCATGTCTCATTGTTGTGTAGATCAGTCTGGGATTCAGTGCGGTTCTATGAAGATGTTTTGGGCTTTGTTTCCATCAAACGCCCTTCTTCTTTCAAGTTCAATGGAGCTTG GTTGTATAATTATGGCATTGGGATACACTTAATTGAGAATCCATCAATCGATGATTTCGACACTATCGTTGAACCTCGACCGATTAATCCAAAGGATAATCACATATCCTTCCAG TGTACTGATGTTGGCCTTGTCATGAGGAGGCTGCAAGACATGGGAATGAAGTATGTTACGGCGGTGGTCGAAGACCAAGGGAACAGGGTTGATCAGGTATTCTTTCATGATCCAGATGGTTACATGGTTGAGCTCTGCAACTGTGAGAACATTCCTATCATTCCTCTTTCTTCATGCTCATTCAAGCAAAGGCTAAGCAGTTTCTACAAGTCTGCACCGGCTAAATGCGGATTCATGGAAAACGCCATGATGGAGAGCTTAAGCATGGAAATGTTGAACATTTCATTTTGA